Proteins co-encoded in one Neofelis nebulosa isolate mNeoNeb1 chromosome 2, mNeoNeb1.pri, whole genome shotgun sequence genomic window:
- the LOC131494664 gene encoding G-protein coupled receptor 35-like isoform X1, with protein sequence MRAPPSWPSVQDPTGTFKTMPSPVWDGEESSGHTEASLTMNGTCHSSELTWPYWVKNVVDAYVGLLLALGLLLNGLALWVFCCRVRRWTETHVYMANLAVADLCLLCALPFFLRSLKQGAEDTLFCQLSQGVYLANRYMSISLVTAIAVDRYVALRHPLRAPALRSPRQAVAVCAALWALVTGSLVLRWALGVREGGFCFLSVSRQSSNTTAFSLLGFYLPLAVLLFCSLQVVAALGQGPAAHTDQAEATRRATRMVWANLVVFVACFLPLHVVLAVRMAVGRSAPTPALCYALYVTSKLSDANCCLDAICYYFMAKEFQEEASALASMPTAKAHRSQDSFSVTLA encoded by the exons ATGCGGGCCCCCCCGAGCTGGCCAAGTGTTCAGGACCCCACCGGTACCTTCAAAACCATGCCAAGCCCTGTCTGGGATGGTGAGGAGAGCTCGGGCCACACTGAGGCCAGCCT GACCATGAACGGTACCTGTCACTCCAGTGAGCTCACCTGGCCCTACTGGGTCAAGAACGTCGTGGACGCCTACGTGGGCCTGCTGCTGGCGCTGGGGCTGCTGCTCAACGGCCTGGCGCTGTGGGTGTTCTGCTGCCGCGTGCGGCGGTGGACGGAGACGCACGTCTACATGGCCAACCTGGCCGTGGCCGACCTCTGCCTGCTCTGCGCCCTGCCCTTCTTCCTGCGTTCCCTGAAGCAGGGAGCCGAGGACACGCTGTTCTGCCAGCTCTCCCAGGGCGTCTACCTGGCGAACAGGTACATGAGCATCAGCCTGGTGACGGCCATCGCCGTGGACCGCTACGTGGCCCTGCGGCACCCGCTGCGCGCCCCCGCCCTCCGCTCCCCACGGCAGGCCGTGGCCGTGTGCGCGGCGCTCTGGGCGCTGGTGACAGGCTCGCTGGTGCTCCGGTGGGCCCTGGGGGTGCGGGAGGGCGGCTTCTGCTTCCTGAGTGTCTCCCGGCAGAGCTCCAACACCACGGCCTTCTCCCTGCTGGGCTTCTACCTGCCGCTGGCCGTGCTGCTCTTTTGCTCCCTGCAGGTGGTCGCTGCCCTGGGCCAGGGGCCGGCCGCCCACACGGACCAGGCAGAAGCCACCCGGAGGGCCACCCGCATGGTCTGGGCGAACCTGGTCGTGTTCGTGGCCTGCTTCCTGCCCTTACACGTGGTGCTGGCAGTGCGCATGGCCGTGGGCCgcagcgcccccacccccgccctctgCTACGCCCTCTACGTCACCAGCAAGCTCTCGGATGCCAACTGCTGCCTGGATGCCATCTGCTACTACTTCATGGCCAAGGAGTTCCAGGAGGAGGCGTCGGCACTGGCCTCCATGCCCACCGCCAAGGCCCACAGGAGCCAGGACTCTTTCTCTGTGACCCTGGCCTAG
- the LOC131494664 gene encoding G-protein coupled receptor 35-like isoform X2: MNGTCHSSELTWPYWVKNVVDAYVGLLLALGLLLNGLALWVFCCRVRRWTETHVYMANLAVADLCLLCALPFFLRSLKQGAEDTLFCQLSQGVYLANRYMSISLVTAIAVDRYVALRHPLRAPALRSPRQAVAVCAALWALVTGSLVLRWALGVREGGFCFLSVSRQSSNTTAFSLLGFYLPLAVLLFCSLQVVAALGQGPAAHTDQAEATRRATRMVWANLVVFVACFLPLHVVLAVRMAVGRSAPTPALCYALYVTSKLSDANCCLDAICYYFMAKEFQEEASALASMPTAKAHRSQDSFSVTLA; the protein is encoded by the coding sequence ATGAACGGTACCTGTCACTCCAGTGAGCTCACCTGGCCCTACTGGGTCAAGAACGTCGTGGACGCCTACGTGGGCCTGCTGCTGGCGCTGGGGCTGCTGCTCAACGGCCTGGCGCTGTGGGTGTTCTGCTGCCGCGTGCGGCGGTGGACGGAGACGCACGTCTACATGGCCAACCTGGCCGTGGCCGACCTCTGCCTGCTCTGCGCCCTGCCCTTCTTCCTGCGTTCCCTGAAGCAGGGAGCCGAGGACACGCTGTTCTGCCAGCTCTCCCAGGGCGTCTACCTGGCGAACAGGTACATGAGCATCAGCCTGGTGACGGCCATCGCCGTGGACCGCTACGTGGCCCTGCGGCACCCGCTGCGCGCCCCCGCCCTCCGCTCCCCACGGCAGGCCGTGGCCGTGTGCGCGGCGCTCTGGGCGCTGGTGACAGGCTCGCTGGTGCTCCGGTGGGCCCTGGGGGTGCGGGAGGGCGGCTTCTGCTTCCTGAGTGTCTCCCGGCAGAGCTCCAACACCACGGCCTTCTCCCTGCTGGGCTTCTACCTGCCGCTGGCCGTGCTGCTCTTTTGCTCCCTGCAGGTGGTCGCTGCCCTGGGCCAGGGGCCGGCCGCCCACACGGACCAGGCAGAAGCCACCCGGAGGGCCACCCGCATGGTCTGGGCGAACCTGGTCGTGTTCGTGGCCTGCTTCCTGCCCTTACACGTGGTGCTGGCAGTGCGCATGGCCGTGGGCCgcagcgcccccacccccgccctctgCTACGCCCTCTACGTCACCAGCAAGCTCTCGGATGCCAACTGCTGCCTGGATGCCATCTGCTACTACTTCATGGCCAAGGAGTTCCAGGAGGAGGCGTCGGCACTGGCCTCCATGCCCACCGCCAAGGCCCACAGGAGCCAGGACTCTTTCTCTGTGACCCTGGCCTAG